One stretch of Scatophagus argus isolate fScaArg1 chromosome 18, fScaArg1.pri, whole genome shotgun sequence DNA includes these proteins:
- the skida1 gene encoding SKI/DACH domain-containing protein 1, translated as MGDLECGFEEMQGVRLGYLLIKGKQMFALSQVFTDLLKNIPRTTVHKRMDHLKVKKHHCDLEELRKLKAINSIAFHAAKCTLISREDVEALYFSCKTERVLKSNKRKAKAVCSPGDEDASQGLLRADAELWKEKVWFSLHGVPETLTLHNKTSRRRELTPCLTDSKLPQFYHKTHGREYRSATKSSHKHFKNYETAKITGNRVTLSQRHSFFRSAVSRQPVVLQSAIAAQSRLSRSAGDLLHKRKRRREGGGGRDSARHSWSRSRHAHHHVPPVLLVQPKTPGSHRTSFGAFHLGPDFYLDPRPHHHHHHHHQHHQHHHHEPNFPESYSSDTESSTYSDRAYPDSDFGSGFSTTSNSGSSEEEEEGEDEDDTQSESSEVSTDEEESSSQSDSSSVSSRVSVQSIRFRRARVGSITKTLNTSKAPLVLQPTFHYNNQQQQEKQHRTLGHVATSQTEDRRQETRQKCEFICSETRKGSGPLQIPKFNPAVVGESFFTESKREKAFEGDPSRNDPVDKLASYSPGPNRNKAFHPSRRTPGHPTKCPPGLSAQCDQDKLHKCTDKRETKATSLKLPTPLKKIKTEAEESSVTAAPHSDSGWAAKTPPFYLHNVKVKVEESCDEYEYQSQTTVVKCKGDKAESNGGQYPSGAVKQGDFFSSGIKATEKSPDVGPTSPCGPQECWSSQDTPGIDEGEHRNKNCRAPVLGNKKSRASRAQTKQNVPRANKAASSSSSSSTSSASSSRPVGCEEVSTEDLPSRRKRSNASTVASPAKMPFSLMANFPSPPSLVVGSDGDLCPAYSLNSLRGPGPPPPSHPVWKWQPGGQILPPPHAQRTRKY; from the coding sequence ATGGGAGACCTGGAGTGTGGCTTTGAGGAAATGCAAGGGGTGAGACTTGGATACCTGCTCATCAAAGGcaagcaaatgtttgctttgtctcaGGTCTTCACCGACCTGCTGAAGAACATCCCGCGGACCACGGTGCACAAGCGCATGGATCACCTGAAGGTGAAGAAGCACCACTGCGACCTGGAGGAGCTGCGGAAGCTCAAAGCAATAAACTCTATAGCTTTCCATGCCGCTAAATGCACTCTCATATCGCGGGAGGACGTGGAGGCTCTGTATTTCTCCTGCAAGACGGAGCGGGTGTTGAAGTCCAACAAAAGGAAAGCGAAAGCGGTGTGTTCCCCCGGGGATGAGGACGCGTCCCAGGGTCTCCTGCGTGCGGACGCCGAACTGTGGAAGGAAAAAGTTTGGTTTAGTTTGCACGGTGTCCCGGAGACTCTCACCCTTCACAACAAAacgagcaggaggagagagctGACTCCTTGCCTTACCGACTCCAAACTACCTCAATTTTACCACAAAACCCACGGACGGGAATACCGTTCGGCGACCAAGTCCAGTcacaaacactttaaaaacTATGAAACAGCTAAAATAACAGGGAACCGTGTTACTTTGAGCCAAAGGCACTCGTTTTTCCGGAGCGCGGTGAGCCGGCAGCCGGTGGTGCTTCAGTCCGCCATAGCTGCTCAGTCCAGGCTCTCGCGCTCAGCCGGCGACCTACTTCAcaaaaggaagaggaggcgCGAGGGGGGCGGCGGCAGAGACAGCGCGAGGCACTCGTGGAGTAGGAGCAGACACGCGCACCACCATGTACCACCGGTGCTGCTCGTACAACCCAAAACACCCGGCAGTCACCGGACCTCTTTTGGTGCTTTCCACCTCGGTCCGGATTTTTATCTTGACCCCAGAcctcaccatcatcatcatcaccaccaccaacatcatcaacatcatcaccaCGAGCCGAATTTCCCGGAGAGTTACAGCAGCGACACCGAGTCCAGCACCTACTCGGACCGGGCGTACCCCGACTCGGACTTTGGCTCCGGATTCTCCACCACCAGCAACTCCGGGAGCtcggaggaggaagaggagggcgAGGACGAAGATGACACGCAGTCAGAGAGTTCAGAGGTCAGCACAGACGAGGAGGAGAGCTCCTCTCAGTCCGACTCAAGCTCCGTTTCTAGCCGTGTTTCGGTCCAGAGCATCCGGTTCAGGCGGGCCCGGGTCGGTTCTATCACCAAAACTCTCAACACCAGTAAAGCACCTTTGGTCCTGCAGCCCACGTTTCACTACAACAACCAGCAGCAACAAGAGAAGCAGCACAGGACACTGGGCCATGTTGCTACTTCTCAGactgaggacaggagacaggagacgcGCCAGAAATGTGAATTTATATGCAGTGAAACCAGAAAGGGTTCGGGACCCTTACAGATACCAAAATTTAACCCAGCTGTTGTCGGGGAGAGCTTTTTCACGGAGTCTAAAAGGGAAAAGGCGTTTGAGGGTGATCCAAGCAGGAATGACCCCGTGGACAAACTGGCCTCTTATTCACCGGGACCCAACCGGAATAAGGCCTTTCACCCCTCACGCAGGACACCGGGGCATCCCACCAAGTGTCCCCCGGGACTGAGCGCTCAGTGTGACCAGGACAAGCTCCACAAATGTACTGACAAAAGGGAGACGAAAGCCACCAGCCTTAAACTGCCCactccactgaaaaaaataaagaccgAGGCGGAGGAGTCCTCTGTGACCGCCGCCCCCCACTCGGACAGCGGCTGGGCAGCCAAGACTCCACCCTTCTACCTCCACAATGTGAAAGTTAAAGTGGAGGAAAGCTGTGATGAATATGAATACCAGAGCCAGACCACTGTAGTCAAATGTAAAGGAGATAAGGCAGAGAGCAACGGTGGCCAGTATCCAAGTGGAGCCGTCAAACAGGGGGACTTTTTCAGCAGCGGGATTAAAGCCACAGAGAAGAGCCCTGATGTGGGCCCCACGTCCCCCTGTGGTCCCCAGGAATGCTGGAGCAGCCAGGACACCCCTGGCATCGATGAGGGGGAGCACAGGAACAAAAACTGCAGGGCTCCAGTGCTCGGGAATAAGAAATCCCGAGCTTCCAGGgcgcaaacaaaacaaaacgtacCCAGGGCCAACAAGgctgcctcttcctcctcctcctcctccacctcctctgcctcttcatcTCGTCCCGTGGGCTGCGAGGAGGTATCCACAGAGGATTTACCGAGCAGACGCAAACGCAGCAATGCAAGCACCGTAGCATCGCCTGCAAAAATGCCTTTCAGCCTGATGGCAAATTTCCCATCACCGCCGTCGCTGGTTGTTGGCAGCGACGGAGATTTGTGCCCTGCTTACTCCCTGAACTCCCTGAGGGGGCCCGGGCCTCCGCCTCCGTCCCATCCCGTGTGGAAGTGGCAGCCAGGCGGTCAGATTCTCCCTCCCCCACACGCTCAGAGAACAAGGAAATACTGA